The sequence GATGAACTGACAACGGCTCTGGAATCTCCCAGACGGCTGGTAGAGCTCCCCTCAAGGTAAACATCCTCCCGGCAGGGCGACCACCGAGCCCCTATGTGAAGAAGTCCGAGTGCTCGACCTCCTCTCCAGGCTTGATACCGCCCTACAGGCGAAACACGGGTTCTCTCAAAACCATTCCTCCTCCCAGGAGCGTGCGAGCCGAATTGCCACCCGAGAAAGCCACGCTCTCCGGCACGGTTTGTCCGGTCGCATGCAACAAGGGGCAGAAATTTACTGCTCCGGCGGCAACTGAGGATGGTTATTGATGACCGCCTCGTACAGTCTGCTCAAGGGTGTTTCCGGCTTTGAAGGCAACATATTTGCGGGCCGGCACATCAATCATCTGCCCCGCATTCTCTCCCGCTATCGCACGCATCTGGCGGGCGGCTCTCTCCTTCACCGAGAATGTGCCGAACCCAGTTAGAGTCACACGGTCGTTCTCAGAAAGCGCTTGTCCAATGCTGTCTAATACAGCCGAAGTGGCATCGGCGGCGGCGGCCTGACTGATTCCCAGTCGTTCCGCTACCATCTTGCTCAATTCAGCCCTGTGTATCACATTCGCCATCTGAGTTTCACCTCCTGCATCTCTGTGCGGCTTTCCTGAGTTCACGACATTTATCACAGTTTAAGACCGACGCCAATAATATATGACGCATCGGCTCGATGCAATAATTGAGAGTAAATTGAGATGGACTACGTGGACGGGCCGTAGCCTCGCACGCCTGCTTCAATTATAATCCGCGCATCAGGCGATGTGCTCAAGGCTTCAGATCTCTCACGATGCAAGAAAATATACACATTTCTTGCGTCATGACAGTCAAAGCTCACGCGAACGAGCAGCACGCCGTTGAGATGATGAAGCACCTATCGATTTACAGCGAGCACAATGTCGAGCCTGCGCCACCGGCGGCACCCAAGGTGCGCGAGATACGGCTGCCAGGGGCGATCCCGTCTTTCCGCCGAGAGCTGAGTCTCGCAGACACTTCATGCGCCGCGGGCCGCTGACTGGAGCTGCCGACTAGACGATTTAGCACTCCCGGCGATCTGTGATATCGTCTTGTAATCCATGCCGGATCGTGTCGGCAACGACAGAGAGATGAGCGTGCGAAGACGCAGGAGGCAAGAGCCATGTCTACGATTCCAGCACTGGAGAGGCCCGCGCCGGTTCCCAATGAACTGACGAAGCCCTTCTGGGACGCCTGCAACGAGAGGCGGCTGGTTCTGCAAATCTGCACCTCGTGCGAGAGGCTGCAATATCCGCCCACCCGGCGGTGCGACGAATGTGGGTCGGCCGACAGTCTTGAGTGGAAGGAGGTGCGGGGCAGAGGGCACATTGACGTGTACTTTGTGATACGTGACTCCCGCATCAAGGGGTTCCGGTCCGCTCAGCCCATCAACTTCGCGGTGATAACCCTGGACGAGGACCCGGGTATCAACTTCCTGTCGAACCTTCCGGGCACCCCACCGGGCGAGGTCCCGGTCGGAGCGCCGGTCGAGCTGATATTTGAAGAAACGAGTACCGGGCAGCTGGTACATGAGTGGCGGGTGGTTGGCTAGTCCTGCCAGACCTGTGGAGATGTTCGAGAACGCAGTTGCGATAAGGGAGTCGAGATGGCTGGCGACACGAGTTGGATGAGAGACCGGGAAGGTATGGGAGTCTGGGAGCACCGAGGCAAGGTCGCCGTTGTAGGCTGGGGACAGTCCCACATGGACCGGCGATGGGACGGGGTGAGCCTTGACAGGAGCTGCGGGGGCCTGAGCAAGGAGGCGTGCCTGAAGGCAATCGCGGACGCGGGCCTGTCGCTGGACGACATTGACGGGCTTATCACGAGCCCGGAGACCCGCGCCGAGCAGACCTGGGCACCCCGCCCTTACTTCGATCCTCCCTACGACAGCGAAGACGGTCTGACCAAGGCTTCGGCGGATTGGATGCAGAGGGAATTGGGTTTCAGGAACATAAAGTATCTTGAGTCCGACGCGCCCTACATCGGCCCGATGATGGGACTGGCCGCCCAAGCGGTCGGCGATGGATTATGCGAGACCGCCCTGGTGTGGTATCCGATGGTCAACCTTTCAGGACGGTACGGGCACAACAATCCTCAGAATGTCAGCAATGAAGCCCACGGAAACAGCGCATTCACAATTCCATGGGGCTACCAGAGCGGGGCGATGTTTAATAACCTGGTGGTCTTCCGGCAGTACTGCCAGAAGTACGGCAAGTCCCACGACGGGCTGGCTCCCCTCTGTCTGAACTTGCGCAGAAACGGCCTGATGACGCCCTGGGGTTTCTACGCTCTGCACGAGCCATATCAGCTTACGCTCGAGGATTACCTAAACGGGCGCGTGATCGAGGAACCGCTGGTGATCTATGATTGCGACAGGCCGGTGAATACCTGCGCGGCCTTCATCTTCACCACCGCCGAGCGCGCAAGGGACCTGAGGCAGAAGCCGGTCTATGTCCTTAATCACGCACAGCACAACATCAGGGGCAGGAGCAGCATGGCGACCCTGGATGAGCATCAGGAGGCGGTCGCCAGTCTCGCTCGGAAGATGTGGGAGGGTTCAGGGCTGGGTCCTGAGAACGTTGACATATTCAACCCATACGACGGATACCTCACGTTTACGCAGCAATTCCTGGAGGGCTTCCAATGGCACGGCGTTAAGTTAGGAGAAGCTCACGACTTCTATGCCGACGACATCAGGGTCGAAGGGCCGCATCCCTTCCTCTCCAGTGGCGGAAATAACGGAACAGGACGCAACCGTGCCGTCCTCTACGCTGACAGTATTCAGCAGCTCAGGGGAACGGCAGGCGCGCGACAGGTGACGGTGCGGGCGGAAACTGCCCTTGCGGGCTGCAATACACCCGACAGCAACGGGTTCATGATGTTCAGCAAGTATCCGAGCTAGAATTCATTCCGGCGGCGCCGTTCGTTGATGCGGCGACAGCGCCGATGGACTCGGAATCGGCTCCCGCGACGGGGTATGAGTACAACCGCAGGTACAGCCCTCCGCCAGCTACCAGTTCGGCCTGCTGACCATCTCCTCCTCCTTTTATCTTGGTTTTGGTGTGTGAAAAACAATTCACTTCTTGGATCAGGGTGCGGCAGGGCCGATGTCCCCCAGGTCAGGGAAGACCGCAGGAAAGGGAGGGGCGACGCGCCCTTCTCACCTAGACCTCCAAATTGCCATACCTGAAGGGTCTATTAGAACATACAAGTTGCCTGGGCGCCACGTCATTAAACTGGACAACCTACCCCTAACTTTAGGTCAACGCATTTCCTGTCAGATTTTCCGACTAAGGTGAACTCCGCTTAGGCATGGCTGAATCCCAACTCGGTGATTTCGCCCAGTTTAGTCTTGGCGCTTACACCCAACGAGCTACTGCCTCAGGCGGGAATTCGATAGCCCTCCGAGAAAGGAAGAGACTGCGAAACCTACCAGCATCCCAATAGGGAACCACAGTCTTTGCGGATAAAACACATAGAAAGCGTACACTGCCCACGAAGAAAGAAGAATCCCGACTATACAGGAAAATAAAGCCCTTCTCGTCTTCGCCACCGAAGCGGCAATGGCTCCTCCAAGGAAACCACCGATAACGCAGCCCACCAGTACGATCAGCAGGCCGTTCGTGTCTGCCGATGCCACTCGCAGAGCATTTGCTTCCGGGGTCTGTGGATCCAGCAGCTCCGGTGGTGGAGGGTACAGGCGAGTTGACACCAGACCACCTAGGAAGAAAATGGCGGCACCTAAGACTGTACCCACTATTGGGGCGGAGACGTTTCTAAACCAGACTTCACCCATAGGTGACCTCTACTTTCTCTGGGTTTTTGTGCACTTGCAAGTTTGTCCATGAGGCTATTTGTCGAATCTCGTGATTCCGTCGGGATGTAGTTGCTGCGTCACTGTCTGACCTGAAATGGAATATTCTACTCACTGCTTCCAGTCATTGGGTATGTTCTCTCCGTAGTGCCGGCAGGACCGCCATTATTCCCGGTCTGCGGGAGCCTGAGCCCGTAGCTGGAAGCACGTTTTACCTTCATCGTGATCCCAGACTCTTTCCGAGAAGCTGCGTTCATTCGCGTAGGGCAGATCGTCGGTACTTGTTGAGAAGACTGCACAAAGCTCGTAGTCCATGCCCCCGATGGTGCGGTACTCGTACGGAGCGCCTGTTGCGCGATCACGTATTCTATCCAGGTCGTACGGGGGACCGGCAAGCTGGTTCAACTTCGCAGGTAATTCTCCATTCAGTTCCCAGTAGAGATTCACGTTGTCGGCAACATTGGACAGATGGGCTACACGATCCTCGTCGAGTCTGATCTCCCGCTGCTGCCAGGGGGAACCTACCAGGAAAAGCGCGTACGCGATGCAACCCGTTACCGCGATCACCACGGCTGGAGCAAGGAGACGTAATGCCCAGGCGCTCTGGGGTATTGGCGCCACGACTTCGGCCTGGCGCATGTCCCAGATGTAGTAGCCGAAAATGCACCCGGTGACTAGAAGAGTGGCACCCGCTTTCAGTAAGAAGCGTAGTGTCGGGTCCCCTCCCAGCAGGTTTGCCAAAATGGCGATCAGATCGCCAAGGATTACACCGGCTGCGACAACGAGAGTGATGTAGGTCAACCAACGCCTCACGGGGGATTGACGGCGCTCCGGGCTCTTACTCGCCTGTTTAGCCAGCCACCTAGTTAAGAGCAGAAATAAAGGGAACGCAACGATTACCGAGGCTAGGGCAGTCGCCTGCTCGCTGGAAGGGTATCTTCCCTCGGTATCAAGTGCGTCGGGAAAGCTGTAGTCGACAAGGCCGAATACCAAGATGGCAAAGCTTATGGCAGAGACGTACAAGGCAATGAACGACACCATGTATAGAAACGCCTCGCGTGCGTACAGGTAAGGTCTGGGCCTCGGAACGGCGATAGAAAATTCGACGGGCGCAAAACTGTGCAGACTGTCTGTAACTTCGCTGTCCGTCCAGCCTGCCTCAAGCAGTTTGCCGCGAATCGTGTCGCGGCTATGTCCTTCATCCAGTGCATCCTTGACGAATACTTGAAGTTCTCGGTTCATGAGTTTGCCTCCTTGAGCAGTAATAAATGAAAGCACTTTGCGAGTGCGACAGTCTCTACCATTTCCAGCGATTGCCGGATGATTTCAGAGGACTCAGTAATGGAATACTCAATCTGCATAAAGCTCCATTGGTATTGCCAAGACTATGCTCAAACAGTACGTGCCTGGGATTGTATCGCCCTAAACATATCGTATATATAACAATAATGGTGTATTCTATGTCTTTCCTATAACAATTCGGATTGGTTCTTACGTACCCTGACCCAGAAACGGAATTAACTCCCTGAATACAGTAGTCGTACTTGGAAGAGAGGTGGGCTCTTGAAGGCGTGTGACAATCTAACGTCGGAAATGAAGGAGATGCATGACCGGCTAATTGAACTGACCGGCGCGATCCTGCGCATCAATGAAGATCTCGACTTTTACGGTGTACTCAAGGAGGTTGTCCACAGCGCTCGTGTCCTTTCAGGTGCGCGTTATGGCGGGATAACCGTACTCGACGACTCGGGGCAACTAGAGGAATTTGTGACGAGCGGGCTGACCCCGGAAGAACATAAGACCCTGGCTGAATTGCCTGAAAGTGCGAGTTTCTTTGACCATCTCAATGGCGTGAATGAGACGCTGAGGATAGTCGATCTTCCAGCCTATATGAGATCAATCGGCATACCCGAACTGCGTAGTCCAATCGATGTCGCTTCCCTATTGGTGGCACCAATTCGCAACAAAGACCTGCGGATGGGTTCCATATACCTGGCTAGAGGTGTCGAAGGAAGTGAGTTCACGAACGATGATGAGGATGTCCTGTTGATGTTTGCTGCTCAGGCGGCTCTGGTGATAGCTAACGCGCGGAGGTTTAGGAACGAACAGCGAGCAAGATCTGACCTTGAGGCTCTGATCAACACGTCTCCGGTGGGTGTTGTCGTATTCGATGCTAAATCCGGCGCGCCCGTGTCTCACAACAGGGAAACACTGCGGATCATTACAGGTCTTGGAGAGGTTGAACACCCTCGTGAACGTATTATGGATGTTTTGAGCATACGCAGGATGGACGGCAGAGAAGTTCGCATGGAAGAGACCTCCCTCGTGCAGATGGTCAGTTCTGGCGGAACAATTCGTGCTGAGGAAGTCGTCCTCCAGTTGCCGGAAGGTAAGCCCATGACTGTGCTGGTCAACGCCACACCCATTTACTCCGCAGAGGGTAGTGAGATGGAATCAGTGATCGTAACCCTCCAGGATATGACACCAATTGAGTATCTCGAGAGGTTGAGAGCTGAGTTTCTCGGTATGGTCAGTCACGAGCTGCGTACGCCTCTAGCCGCCATCAAGGGAGCGGCCGCCACGCTACTCGACGAGTCCGGAAGTCTGAACTCCGGAGATGTCCGGCACTTCCACACAATTATCGACGACCAGGCCGATCGAATGCGTAGGATGATCTCGGATCTGCTGGATATGGCACACATCGAGTCGGGCAGTCTTACCATCAACCCAGAAGCATCCGACCCTGCGACCCTCCTGGAACAGGCGGCAAAAGCCTTTGTCGGCGGCGGAGGCCGAAACGAGCTACGCTTCGAGCTACCGGCGGAACTTCCAACTGTTATGGCAGATAGGCCTCGAATTATACAGGTCGTTAGCAACCTACTCTACAATGCGTCTCGCCACTCGCAGGACTTTTCTATTATTCGAGTGACTGCTGCCCATCAGAACCTCCACGTTGCGGTTTCGATTTCAGATGACGGGTGGGGCCTGATGCCCGATCAACTGCCATACCTGTTTCGGAAGCACTCCCGAATTGAAGGTAACAACGTCAGTAGGGAGACTACTGGAATGGGCCTGGGTCTGGCCATCTGCAAGGGTATAGTCGAGGCTCATGGCGGCAGGATATGGGCGGAGAGTGAGGGCCAAGAACAGGGCACTCGGTTCACATTTACGATTCCAGTTGCTGAACGTAGCGCCTCAGAATTGTCTGTAGACCTTTATGGCGTTTCGGGTGGGGCGCGTGCCGAAGCGGAAGAACAGGCGTGCATCCTGGTGGTGGATGATGACCCGCAGATACTGAGACAGGTAAGAGATATCCTCTACGAAGCCGGCTATGTAACGATCCTTGCGTCTCACCCTGAGGAAGCAGTCGCCCTGACAGAGTCGAATGAACCTCAGCTGGTCCTGCTAGATTCGGTACTGTCAGGAACCGACGGTATGGAGTTGATGCAAGACATCCAGGCTATCTCAGACATACCTGCGATCTTCCTTTCTGCGTACGGCAGAAGCCAAAGTATCGAGCGCGCTCTTGACCTGGGAGCCGCAGATTATATGCTCAAACCCTTCTCACCAACCGAACTTACAGCGAGAATCCGGGCCGCGCTGCGAAGGGAGTCGGAACCGAATAGAATCGAACCTTCTGATGCCTTTCATCTGGGCACCCTGAGGATCGACTATACGCACCGACAGGTTCTGGTAGACGCCCAGTCGGTACATCTGACTCCCATTGAGTACGAGATGCTGCGCTTCCTCTCATTGAATGCCGGGAGAGTAGTGACTCACGATCAGTTATTGCGACGAGTCTGGCGCGTGCCCAGAAACGGTGATCCCCAAGTTGTTCGAACTCACATGCGCAGGCTCAGACGTAAGCTGGGCGATGATGCAGCCAATCCGATGTTTATCTTCACAGAGCCAAGGATGGGCTACCGTATGCCGAGGGCCAGCAAATCCGGCTAAAAGTTACCGCTGAAGATATGCAGCCAAAGTCCAGATGCCAATTGCAGCGAGAGTTTCTGTGTGACTGGCAGCGTAAAGGACACGCCGTTGAAGCGGGGCTCTGATCAATCCTGATACTGCTTGCCGGCATGAGCACTCACTTCGCCAGTCGGCGTAGCGCTGACTTATTCAGGGTACACCCACTGGTCAAGGTCCAGATTGGCGAACTGCCCGTCCTCACCAACCAGATCCGACTCCGGCGCGTCGAAGGTGAACCCAAGGATGCGACTCTCTCCGGGGACAAGCGGAGGAATACTCGGGTCAGCGGCATTGAATGTCAGTGTGTGAGTTCCGCTGCCTTCGAAGTAAGGCAGGCTCCATCCCCCCGTCGAGGTGTCCTGCACATAGAGTCCTACCTCTCCAATTACAGTTACCGGTTCGCTGAAAGTAACCTCGACATTGCCGTCGCTGTTTTTGGATAGTGCGACAACCTCTGGCCTACTTGACTGTCCAACAGCGCCGTCTGACCCGGAAGGAGGCATCAGCGGCGCTTCGCCTTCGATGTAATTCTCTGGCGCCGTGATTTCGAGCGGCTCATTGTGGCCACTGTAACGCAGTTCGGCTAACTGATGCGCCGTCCCCGCTTCATTATCAGGTATCAACACCGAAACCGATCGGTGAAGGAAGCTACTTGCGCTCAAGACCAGCTGTATCTCTAGTGGAGGTCCCTGCGCTCCGAGCTGCTCTGGTGTCGCCTCATAGGATACGATATATTCTGAGTTGTCCTCGGTTAGCTCCACACTCTTCCAGACGATGCTTGGATCGTCCAGATTCTGAAGTTGATGCTCGACCATCTCCAGGGACATTAGCATCTCCGCCATATCGTCCGCCGAGAGCGATGTCTTGACCCATTGGTCTGTTCTGCCATCGTTCGCGTAAAAGGCTCCGCCCGTGACGATGAACTGCAACATTTCACCTTCCGGACCCTCCATCGTCATACTGAACTCGTCCGGAGACACCCTGATCACCTGCATCCTGATACCCGGTGGTTCCTCGCCCTGCGGAATCAGGCCGGCGAATAGCGCGCCGATGTTAAATTCGATATCTACCTTTACGCCATTCAGGACACTCATCGCGGTGTTGCTGCACGAAACAACCAGTCTCGGGTCGGTCAGTGTCCCGTTCGTGAGGCATTCCGGTGGCAGTTCTGCTGCCATTTCATCGGATGGTGCTGCGCTGGTCTCTAGCTCGCCGTCGCCGTTTTCGCTGTCGGGCACCGGCGTAGGGGACGTGGTCGGAGCCGGTGTAGCGGTATTCTGCGGTTTCGGCGTAGCCGTAGCGGTCGCCTGCGCTGTGGGCACGGTCGCCTGGGTAGGCACAGGTGTGGCCTGTTTAGGTTCAGTTGCGGATGGGGTTGCCGAAACATCTGCGGCTGACTGCACGGTCGCCGGACCCACCGGCAGGGAAGGCGTATCCTCATCTGAGTCCGACTCACATGCGACCGCGAACATGAGCACCAGAGATACCAGCAATGCGGCGATGAGACCGTATCCGCCTGGTGCGCCGGTGCCCGACAATAGAGCGCGCCTCTGGGAACCCATTAAATCATGCCTCCATATTTTTCTTGTCTTTTACAACGGTAACTGTGCCGACTGCCAGAAGGTATAGTAGCGTCCCAGATATTGGTGTAACAGAGAAGGTGGAGTGGACTAAATGAAGCCACCGCGTCATCCTTTAGTGAAGTAGAAGCCTGATGCGAGGAGGACGACGATTGCAAGAGCAAGTATGGACTTATTGGAGTTGTTGCGCAAGCGTGGAATGGACGGAGACGTGGATTTTCTGCTCGAGGCGCTGGGTGTTGTCGCGCAAGGGATAATGGACGCTGAGGTGCCAGTGAAGACTGGATCTGCATACGGCGAGCGTAGTCCGGATCGGGTCACCCAGCGCAACGGATACCGCACTAGGAGTTGGGATACGCGAGTGGGCACGATGGAGTTGCGCATACCGAAGCTGAGGGACGGAAGCTACTTTCCCTCACTGTTAGAGCCGCGGCGTCGGAGCGAGAAGGCGCTGCTGGCGGTGATACAGCAGGCGTATGTAGAGGGCGCACCAGGAGGGTTGACGATCTTGTGAAAGCGCTGGGATGCGAGGGCATCTCAAAGAGCCGGGTGTCGCGCATCTGCCGCGGGCTGGACGAGGTGGTGGAGAAGTTCCTTAGCCGGCCTCTGGACGGAGGATCGTATGCGTACCTCTGGCTGGACGCACTGACGCAGAAGGTCAGAGAGGAAGGCAGGATAGTCAACGTGAGCGTAGTGGTGGGTACTGCCGTGAACGCCGAGGGCAAGAGGGAGATAGTCGGACTGGACGTGGGCACGAGTGAGGATGGAGCCTTCTGGCTGAGCTTCCTGCGCTCGATGGTGGCGCGAGGACTGGCCGGTGTGGAACTGGTCATCTCAGACGCACACCAGGGGTTGAGAGATGCTATAGCTACGGTGTTCGGCGGAGCAAGTTGGCAGCGCTGTCGCACGCATTTTATGACGAACTTGCTGACGCGGGTTCCGAAGCGGACACAGCCCTGGGTTGCGACGATGGTACGCAGCATCTACCAGCAGCCGTCCGCGCAGGAGGTGCACATCCAGCACGGGAAGGTAGTCGAGCAGCTTGCC comes from Chloroflexota bacterium and encodes:
- a CDS encoding response regulator, which codes for MKACDNLTSEMKEMHDRLIELTGAILRINEDLDFYGVLKEVVHSARVLSGARYGGITVLDDSGQLEEFVTSGLTPEEHKTLAELPESASFFDHLNGVNETLRIVDLPAYMRSIGIPELRSPIDVASLLVAPIRNKDLRMGSIYLARGVEGSEFTNDDEDVLLMFAAQAALVIANARRFRNEQRARSDLEALINTSPVGVVVFDAKSGAPVSHNRETLRIITGLGEVEHPRERIMDVLSIRRMDGREVRMEETSLVQMVSSGGTIRAEEVVLQLPEGKPMTVLVNATPIYSAEGSEMESVIVTLQDMTPIEYLERLRAEFLGMVSHELRTPLAAIKGAAATLLDESGSLNSGDVRHFHTIIDDQADRMRRMISDLLDMAHIESGSLTINPEASDPATLLEQAAKAFVGGGGRNELRFELPAELPTVMADRPRIIQVVSNLLYNASRHSQDFSIIRVTAAHQNLHVAVSISDDGWGLMPDQLPYLFRKHSRIEGNNVSRETTGMGLGLAICKGIVEAHGGRIWAESEGQEQGTRFTFTIPVAERSASELSVDLYGVSGGARAEAEEQACILVVDDDPQILRQVRDILYEAGYVTILASHPEEAVALTESNEPQLVLLDSVLSGTDGMELMQDIQAISDIPAIFLSAYGRSQSIERALDLGAADYMLKPFSPTELTARIRAALRRESEPNRIEPSDAFHLGTLRIDYTHRQVLVDAQSVHLTPIEYEMLRFLSLNAGRVVTHDQLLRRVWRVPRNGDPQVVRTHMRRLRRKLGDDAANPMFIFTEPRMGYRMPRASKSG
- a CDS encoding thiolase family protein, with protein sequence MDRRWDGVSLDRSCGGLSKEACLKAIADAGLSLDDIDGLITSPETRAEQTWAPRPYFDPPYDSEDGLTKASADWMQRELGFRNIKYLESDAPYIGPMMGLAAQAVGDGLCETALVWYPMVNLSGRYGHNNPQNVSNEAHGNSAFTIPWGYQSGAMFNNLVVFRQYCQKYGKSHDGLAPLCLNLRRNGLMTPWGFYALHEPYQLTLEDYLNGRVIEEPLVIYDCDRPVNTCAAFIFTTAERARDLRQKPVYVLNHAQHNIRGRSSMATLDEHQEAVASLARKMWEGSGLGPENVDIFNPYDGYLTFTQQFLEGFQWHGVKLGEAHDFYADDIRVEGPHPFLSSGGNNGTGRNRAVLYADSIQQLRGTAGARQVTVRAETALAGCNTPDSNGFMMFSKYPS
- a CDS encoding HU family DNA-binding protein; this translates as MHRAELSKMVAERLGISQAAAADATSAVLDSIGQALSENDRVTLTGFGTFSVKERAARQMRAIAGENAGQMIDVPARKYVAFKAGNTLEQTVRGGHQ